The following proteins are encoded in a genomic region of Oreochromis aureus strain Israel breed Guangdong linkage group 8, ZZ_aureus, whole genome shotgun sequence:
- the LOC116322699 gene encoding calcium/calmodulin-dependent protein kinase type II subunit gamma isoform X6, with amino-acid sequence MATTATSTRFTDEYQLYEELGKGAFSVVRRCVKKSSGQEYAAKIINTKKLSARDHQKLEREARICRLLKHPNIVRLHDSISEEGFHYLVFDLVTGGELFEDIVAREYYSEADASHCISQILESVNHIHQHDIVHRDLKPENLLLASKMKGAAVKLADFGLAIEVQGDQQAWFGFAGTPGYLSPEVLRKDPYGKPVDIWACGVILYILLVGYPPFWDEDQHKLYQQIKAGAYDFPSPEWDTVTPEAKNLINQMLTINPAKRITAEQALKHPWICHRSTVASMMHRQETVECLRKFNARRKLKGAILTTMLVSRNFSVGRQHTNSAAAASSTASLAQEACKSLLNKKSDSAKPSTNNSKNSIVSAINALKDTNMATNAQMESQSTVVHNAPDGVKGSTESNATNDEEEMKGRKADSTALSQSSATEEMPPLLPSPQSSPATRKQEIIKITEQLIEAINNGDFDAYTRICDPGLTSFEPEALGNLVEGMDFHKFYFENLLSKNSKPVHTTLLNPHVHLIGEDAACIAYIRLTQFVDSTGRPRSSQSEETRVWHRRDGKWLNVHFHCSGAPAAPLQ; translated from the exons ATCATCAGAAGCTTGAGAGAGAGGCTCGTATCTGCCGTCTCCTGAAACACCCCAACATTG TGAGACTCCATGACAGCATTTCAGAGGAAGGCTTTCATTACCTAGTCTTTGACCT GGTGACAGGAGGAGAGCTTTTTGAAGACATTGTAGCCAGGGAGTACTACAGTGAGGCTGATGCCAG TCACTGCATTAGTCAGATCTTGGAGAGTGTCAATCATATCCACCAGCATGATATTGTGCACAGAGACCTCAAG ccTGAGAACTTGTTGTTGGCCAGTAAGATGAAGGGAGCCGCAGTGAAGCTGGCAGACTTTGGACTTGCTATTGAAGTGCAGGGGGACCAGCAGGCTTGGTTtg GGTTTGCAGGCACTCCTGGCTATCTCTCCCCTGAGGTCCTGCGGAAGGACCCTTACGGCAAGCCTGTGGACATATGGGCCTGTG GTGTTATTCTCTATATCTTGTTAGTGGGATATCCACCATTCTGGGATGAAGATCAACATAAACTCTATCAGCAGATCAAAGCTGGGGCATAcgat TTCCCGTCTCCAGAGTGGGACACGGTGACCCCAGAGGCAAAGAACCTGATTAACCAGATGTTGACAATTAACCCAGCCAAAAGAATCACTGCCGAACAGGCTCTCAAACACCCATGGATCTGC CACCGTTCTACAGTGGCGTCCATGATGCACAGACAAGAAACAGTCGAATGTCTCCGCAAGTTCAATGCTCGCCGAAAACTCAAG ggaGCCATTCTCACCACCATGCTGGTGTCCAGAAACTTCTCAG TGGGCCGGCAGCATACCAACTCTGCTGCTGCCGCCTCCTCCACGGCCTCACTGGCTCAGGAAG CATGCAAAAGTTTACTCAACAAGAAGTCAGATTCTGCTAAG CCTTCTACCAACAACAGTAAGAACAGTATAGTGAGCGCCATCAATGCCCTGAAAGACACCAACATGGCAACGAACGCACAGATG GAATCTCAAAGCACAGTGGTGCACAATGCTCCCGATGGAGTCAAG GGATCAACAGAGAGCAATGCCACCAACGACGAGGAGGAAATGAAAGGTAGGAAAG CGGACAGTACGGCGCTGAGTCAGAGCAGCGCCACAGAGGAGATGCCCCCACTTCTGCCCTCACCTCAAAGCTCACCTGCCA CTCGTAAACAGGAGATCATCAAGATTACGGAGCAGCTGATTGAAGCAATCAACAATGGAGATTTCGATGCCTACAC GAGGATTTGTGATCCTGGACTCACCTCTTTCGAACCCGAGGCTCTGGGAAACCTGGTGGAGGGAATGGACTTTCACAAATTCTACTTTGAAAACT TGTTGAGCAAAAACAGCAAGCCCGTGCATACCACCCTGCTCAACCCACACGTGCACCTGATCGGCGAGGACGCCGCGTGCATCGCCTACATCCGGCTCACACAGTTCGTGGATTCCACCGGCCGCCCCCGttccagccaatcagaggagaCCAGAGTGTGGCATCGCCGCGATGGCAAGTGGCTTAACGTCCACTTCCACTGCTCGGGAGCGCCTGCTGCACCACTACAGTGA
- the LOC116322699 gene encoding calcium/calmodulin-dependent protein kinase type II delta 1 chain isoform X4 gives MATTATSTRFTDEYQLYEELGKGAFSVVRRCVKKSSGQEYAAKIINTKKLSARDHQKLEREARICRLLKHPNIVRLHDSISEEGFHYLVFDLVTGGELFEDIVAREYYSEADASHCISQILESVNHIHQHDIVHRDLKPENLLLASKMKGAAVKLADFGLAIEVQGDQQAWFGFAGTPGYLSPEVLRKDPYGKPVDIWACGVILYILLVGYPPFWDEDQHKLYQQIKAGAYDFPSPEWDTVTPEAKNLINQMLTINPAKRITAEQALKHPWICHRSTVASMMHRQETVECLRKFNARRKLKGAILTTMLVSRNFSVGRQHTNSAAAASSTASLAQEACKSLLNKKSDSAKESQSTVVHNAPDGVKGSTESNATNDEEEMKGRKADSTALSQSSATEEMPPLLPSPQSSPAIPPHDVKRIAWNSTGNSSCPESELSQSSIPAAPLGSNTVAAKSNTKQTRKQEIIKITEQLIEAINNGDFDAYTRICDPGLTSFEPEALGNLVEGMDFHKFYFENLLSKNSKPVHTTLLNPHVHLIGEDAACIAYIRLTQFVDSTGRPRSSQSEETRVWHRRDGKWLNVHFHCSGAPAAPLQ, from the exons ATCATCAGAAGCTTGAGAGAGAGGCTCGTATCTGCCGTCTCCTGAAACACCCCAACATTG TGAGACTCCATGACAGCATTTCAGAGGAAGGCTTTCATTACCTAGTCTTTGACCT GGTGACAGGAGGAGAGCTTTTTGAAGACATTGTAGCCAGGGAGTACTACAGTGAGGCTGATGCCAG TCACTGCATTAGTCAGATCTTGGAGAGTGTCAATCATATCCACCAGCATGATATTGTGCACAGAGACCTCAAG ccTGAGAACTTGTTGTTGGCCAGTAAGATGAAGGGAGCCGCAGTGAAGCTGGCAGACTTTGGACTTGCTATTGAAGTGCAGGGGGACCAGCAGGCTTGGTTtg GGTTTGCAGGCACTCCTGGCTATCTCTCCCCTGAGGTCCTGCGGAAGGACCCTTACGGCAAGCCTGTGGACATATGGGCCTGTG GTGTTATTCTCTATATCTTGTTAGTGGGATATCCACCATTCTGGGATGAAGATCAACATAAACTCTATCAGCAGATCAAAGCTGGGGCATAcgat TTCCCGTCTCCAGAGTGGGACACGGTGACCCCAGAGGCAAAGAACCTGATTAACCAGATGTTGACAATTAACCCAGCCAAAAGAATCACTGCCGAACAGGCTCTCAAACACCCATGGATCTGC CACCGTTCTACAGTGGCGTCCATGATGCACAGACAAGAAACAGTCGAATGTCTCCGCAAGTTCAATGCTCGCCGAAAACTCAAG ggaGCCATTCTCACCACCATGCTGGTGTCCAGAAACTTCTCAG TGGGCCGGCAGCATACCAACTCTGCTGCTGCCGCCTCCTCCACGGCCTCACTGGCTCAGGAAG CATGCAAAAGTTTACTCAACAAGAAGTCAGATTCTGCTAAG GAATCTCAAAGCACAGTGGTGCACAATGCTCCCGATGGAGTCAAG GGATCAACAGAGAGCAATGCCACCAACGACGAGGAGGAAATGAAAGGTAGGAAAG CGGACAGTACGGCGCTGAGTCAGAGCAGCGCCACAGAGGAGATGCCCCCACTTCTGCCCTCACCTCAAAGCTCACCTGCCA TTCCACCGCATGATGTAAAGCGCATTGCATGGAACAGCACAGGCAACAGTTCCTGCCCCGAGTCTGAACTCTCACAGTCATCCATACCTGCCGCTCCACTAGGGAGCAACACTGTCGCTGCTAAAAGCAACACTAAGCAGA CTCGTAAACAGGAGATCATCAAGATTACGGAGCAGCTGATTGAAGCAATCAACAATGGAGATTTCGATGCCTACAC GAGGATTTGTGATCCTGGACTCACCTCTTTCGAACCCGAGGCTCTGGGAAACCTGGTGGAGGGAATGGACTTTCACAAATTCTACTTTGAAAACT TGTTGAGCAAAAACAGCAAGCCCGTGCATACCACCCTGCTCAACCCACACGTGCACCTGATCGGCGAGGACGCCGCGTGCATCGCCTACATCCGGCTCACACAGTTCGTGGATTCCACCGGCCGCCCCCGttccagccaatcagaggagaCCAGAGTGTGGCATCGCCGCGATGGCAAGTGGCTTAACGTCCACTTCCACTGCTCGGGAGCGCCTGCTGCACCACTACAGTGA
- the LOC116322699 gene encoding calcium/calmodulin-dependent protein kinase type II subunit gamma isoform X8, which yields MATTATSTRFTDEYQLYEELGKGAFSVVRRCVKKSSGQEYAAKIINTKKLSARDHQKLEREARICRLLKHPNIVRLHDSISEEGFHYLVFDLVTGGELFEDIVAREYYSEADASHCISQILESVNHIHQHDIVHRDLKPENLLLASKMKGAAVKLADFGLAIEVQGDQQAWFGFAGTPGYLSPEVLRKDPYGKPVDIWACGVILYILLVGYPPFWDEDQHKLYQQIKAGAYDFPSPEWDTVTPEAKNLINQMLTINPAKRITAEQALKHPWICHRSTVASMMHRQETVECLRKFNARRKLKGAILTTMLVSRNFSVGRQHTNSAAAASSTASLAQEACKSLLNKKSDSAKPSTNNSKNSIVSAINALKDTNMATNAQMESQSTVVHNAPDGVKGSTESNATNDEEEMKADSTALSQSSATEEMPPLLPSPQSSPATRKQEIIKITEQLIEAINNGDFDAYTRICDPGLTSFEPEALGNLVEGMDFHKFYFENLLSKNSKPVHTTLLNPHVHLIGEDAACIAYIRLTQFVDSTGRPRSSQSEETRVWHRRDGKWLNVHFHCSGAPAAPLQ from the exons ATCATCAGAAGCTTGAGAGAGAGGCTCGTATCTGCCGTCTCCTGAAACACCCCAACATTG TGAGACTCCATGACAGCATTTCAGAGGAAGGCTTTCATTACCTAGTCTTTGACCT GGTGACAGGAGGAGAGCTTTTTGAAGACATTGTAGCCAGGGAGTACTACAGTGAGGCTGATGCCAG TCACTGCATTAGTCAGATCTTGGAGAGTGTCAATCATATCCACCAGCATGATATTGTGCACAGAGACCTCAAG ccTGAGAACTTGTTGTTGGCCAGTAAGATGAAGGGAGCCGCAGTGAAGCTGGCAGACTTTGGACTTGCTATTGAAGTGCAGGGGGACCAGCAGGCTTGGTTtg GGTTTGCAGGCACTCCTGGCTATCTCTCCCCTGAGGTCCTGCGGAAGGACCCTTACGGCAAGCCTGTGGACATATGGGCCTGTG GTGTTATTCTCTATATCTTGTTAGTGGGATATCCACCATTCTGGGATGAAGATCAACATAAACTCTATCAGCAGATCAAAGCTGGGGCATAcgat TTCCCGTCTCCAGAGTGGGACACGGTGACCCCAGAGGCAAAGAACCTGATTAACCAGATGTTGACAATTAACCCAGCCAAAAGAATCACTGCCGAACAGGCTCTCAAACACCCATGGATCTGC CACCGTTCTACAGTGGCGTCCATGATGCACAGACAAGAAACAGTCGAATGTCTCCGCAAGTTCAATGCTCGCCGAAAACTCAAG ggaGCCATTCTCACCACCATGCTGGTGTCCAGAAACTTCTCAG TGGGCCGGCAGCATACCAACTCTGCTGCTGCCGCCTCCTCCACGGCCTCACTGGCTCAGGAAG CATGCAAAAGTTTACTCAACAAGAAGTCAGATTCTGCTAAG CCTTCTACCAACAACAGTAAGAACAGTATAGTGAGCGCCATCAATGCCCTGAAAGACACCAACATGGCAACGAACGCACAGATG GAATCTCAAAGCACAGTGGTGCACAATGCTCCCGATGGAGTCAAG GGATCAACAGAGAGCAATGCCACCAACGACGAGGAGGAAATGAAAG CGGACAGTACGGCGCTGAGTCAGAGCAGCGCCACAGAGGAGATGCCCCCACTTCTGCCCTCACCTCAAAGCTCACCTGCCA CTCGTAAACAGGAGATCATCAAGATTACGGAGCAGCTGATTGAAGCAATCAACAATGGAGATTTCGATGCCTACAC GAGGATTTGTGATCCTGGACTCACCTCTTTCGAACCCGAGGCTCTGGGAAACCTGGTGGAGGGAATGGACTTTCACAAATTCTACTTTGAAAACT TGTTGAGCAAAAACAGCAAGCCCGTGCATACCACCCTGCTCAACCCACACGTGCACCTGATCGGCGAGGACGCCGCGTGCATCGCCTACATCCGGCTCACACAGTTCGTGGATTCCACCGGCCGCCCCCGttccagccaatcagaggagaCCAGAGTGTGGCATCGCCGCGATGGCAAGTGGCTTAACGTCCACTTCCACTGCTCGGGAGCGCCTGCTGCACCACTACAGTGA
- the LOC116322699 gene encoding calcium/calmodulin-dependent protein kinase type II delta chain isoform X3 — translation MATTATSTRFTDEYQLYEELGKGAFSVVRRCVKKSSGQEYAAKIINTKKLSARDHQKLEREARICRLLKHPNIVRLHDSISEEGFHYLVFDLVTGGELFEDIVAREYYSEADASHCISQILESVNHIHQHDIVHRDLKPENLLLASKMKGAAVKLADFGLAIEVQGDQQAWFGFAGTPGYLSPEVLRKDPYGKPVDIWACGVILYILLVGYPPFWDEDQHKLYQQIKAGAYDFPSPEWDTVTPEAKNLINQMLTINPAKRITAEQALKHPWICHRSTVASMMHRQETVECLRKFNARRKLKGAILTTMLVSRNFSACKSLLNKKSDSAKPSTNNSKNSIVSAINALKDTNMATNAQMESQSTVVHNAPDGVKGSTESNATNDEEEMKGRKADSTALSQSSATEEMPPLLPSPQSSPAIPPHDVKRIAWNSTGNSSCPESELSQSSIPAAPLGSNTVAAKSNTKQTRKQEIIKITEQLIEAINNGDFDAYTRICDPGLTSFEPEALGNLVEGMDFHKFYFENLLSKNSKPVHTTLLNPHVHLIGEDAACIAYIRLTQFVDSTGRPRSSQSEETRVWHRRDGKWLNVHFHCSGAPAAPLQ, via the exons ATCATCAGAAGCTTGAGAGAGAGGCTCGTATCTGCCGTCTCCTGAAACACCCCAACATTG TGAGACTCCATGACAGCATTTCAGAGGAAGGCTTTCATTACCTAGTCTTTGACCT GGTGACAGGAGGAGAGCTTTTTGAAGACATTGTAGCCAGGGAGTACTACAGTGAGGCTGATGCCAG TCACTGCATTAGTCAGATCTTGGAGAGTGTCAATCATATCCACCAGCATGATATTGTGCACAGAGACCTCAAG ccTGAGAACTTGTTGTTGGCCAGTAAGATGAAGGGAGCCGCAGTGAAGCTGGCAGACTTTGGACTTGCTATTGAAGTGCAGGGGGACCAGCAGGCTTGGTTtg GGTTTGCAGGCACTCCTGGCTATCTCTCCCCTGAGGTCCTGCGGAAGGACCCTTACGGCAAGCCTGTGGACATATGGGCCTGTG GTGTTATTCTCTATATCTTGTTAGTGGGATATCCACCATTCTGGGATGAAGATCAACATAAACTCTATCAGCAGATCAAAGCTGGGGCATAcgat TTCCCGTCTCCAGAGTGGGACACGGTGACCCCAGAGGCAAAGAACCTGATTAACCAGATGTTGACAATTAACCCAGCCAAAAGAATCACTGCCGAACAGGCTCTCAAACACCCATGGATCTGC CACCGTTCTACAGTGGCGTCCATGATGCACAGACAAGAAACAGTCGAATGTCTCCGCAAGTTCAATGCTCGCCGAAAACTCAAG ggaGCCATTCTCACCACCATGCTGGTGTCCAGAAACTTCTCAG CATGCAAAAGTTTACTCAACAAGAAGTCAGATTCTGCTAAG CCTTCTACCAACAACAGTAAGAACAGTATAGTGAGCGCCATCAATGCCCTGAAAGACACCAACATGGCAACGAACGCACAGATG GAATCTCAAAGCACAGTGGTGCACAATGCTCCCGATGGAGTCAAG GGATCAACAGAGAGCAATGCCACCAACGACGAGGAGGAAATGAAAGGTAGGAAAG CGGACAGTACGGCGCTGAGTCAGAGCAGCGCCACAGAGGAGATGCCCCCACTTCTGCCCTCACCTCAAAGCTCACCTGCCA TTCCACCGCATGATGTAAAGCGCATTGCATGGAACAGCACAGGCAACAGTTCCTGCCCCGAGTCTGAACTCTCACAGTCATCCATACCTGCCGCTCCACTAGGGAGCAACACTGTCGCTGCTAAAAGCAACACTAAGCAGA CTCGTAAACAGGAGATCATCAAGATTACGGAGCAGCTGATTGAAGCAATCAACAATGGAGATTTCGATGCCTACAC GAGGATTTGTGATCCTGGACTCACCTCTTTCGAACCCGAGGCTCTGGGAAACCTGGTGGAGGGAATGGACTTTCACAAATTCTACTTTGAAAACT TGTTGAGCAAAAACAGCAAGCCCGTGCATACCACCCTGCTCAACCCACACGTGCACCTGATCGGCGAGGACGCCGCGTGCATCGCCTACATCCGGCTCACACAGTTCGTGGATTCCACCGGCCGCCCCCGttccagccaatcagaggagaCCAGAGTGTGGCATCGCCGCGATGGCAAGTGGCTTAACGTCCACTTCCACTGCTCGGGAGCGCCTGCTGCACCACTACAGTGA